The following coding sequences are from one Desulfobacterales bacterium window:
- a CDS encoding VWA domain-containing protein, which yields MLIFKSPYFFLLILIIPFLLYHFNKINPFFYSSSLKSVLNIKSSFFIKTLWIPYFFKVLGILLVIISLARPQFIKKHEFISSGGINIVLAVDISESMQALDFKKNGKTVERLYATKEVIKDFVSKRKGDRIGLVFFSSSAYTRIPLTTNYESISHALDNIDANFVGKLTAIGDAIGISLKRLDSVKSKSNIIVLLTDGENNAGELSPEDGALLAKKRGVKIYTIGVGKIGKAPFLVNDPVYGQKYVYHEVNIDEPALQKISQITDGLYFKADDTIKLEEIYKQIDAFEKTEIIVETFNEYKDCYLYFVVAAFFIFIFEMILSNTRYLRIP from the coding sequence ATGCTTATTTTTAAATCCCCATATTTTTTTTTATTAATTTTGATTATTCCGTTCCTGCTTTATCATTTTAACAAAATAAATCCATTTTTTTATTCTTCATCTTTAAAGTCTGTTTTAAACATTAAATCATCCTTTTTTATAAAAACATTATGGATTCCTTACTTTTTTAAAGTTTTAGGAATTTTATTAGTAATTATATCTCTTGCAAGACCTCAGTTTATAAAAAAACATGAATTTATTTCAAGTGGAGGCATAAACATAGTTCTTGCGGTTGATATATCTGAAAGTATGCAGGCTCTTGATTTTAAAAAGAATGGAAAAACAGTTGAAAGGCTTTATGCTACCAAGGAGGTAATAAAAGATTTTGTATCAAAAAGAAAAGGAGATAGGATAGGTTTAGTGTTTTTTTCATCGTCAGCATATACACGAATACCCTTGACGACAAATTATGAATCTATTTCTCATGCGCTTGATAACATTGATGCTAATTTTGTTGGAAAGCTTACAGCGATCGGAGATGCAATTGGAATATCTTTAAAACGGCTCGATAGTGTAAAAAGCAAGTCAAATATTATAGTATTGCTTACGGATGGAGAAAATAACGCTGGAGAGCTTTCTCCTGAAGATGGAGCATTGCTTGCAAAGAAAAGGGGTGTAAAAATATATACCATAGGAGTTGGGAAAATTGGCAAAGCGCCTTTTTTAGTTAATGACCCTGTTTATGGCCAAAAATATGTATATCACGAAGTTAATATTGACGAGCCTGCTTTGCAAAAAATATCCCAAATAACAGATGGGCTTTATTTTAAGGCTGACGATACAATTAAGCTTGAAGAAATTTATAAGCAGATAGACGCATTTGAAAAAACTGAAATTATAGTAGAAACATTTAATGAATATAAGGATTGTTATTTGTATTTTGTAGTAGCAGCTTTTTTTATTTTTATTTTTGAAATGATTCTTTCAAATACGAGATATTTAAGAATACCATAA
- a CDS encoding glycosyltransferase family 2 protein, translating to MKISGFSMAKNADKLYYPIKHVIECALPIVDEFVVAIGDCDSNDNTRKIVESISSDKIKIIDTVWDISKYPRGMENAHQTDIAKNACSGDWLLYLQADEVIHEKYLPTIKKACEHYKNDKRVEGFLFKYKHFWGDYDHYHISHGWYPYEIRIIRKDPEIHSWESAQSFRRIPIFDSLNYRIKEGTKKLNVVLIDAYVYHYGWVRPPQLMRAKGKALDTIHHGKKKIDEKYIGIPNEFDYGRLDILGKFNDTHPAVLQDWIKKFDWSHKLNYGNTPSYELHKHEKLKYRILTFIERKLLNGKQIGGFKNYNLIETYRG from the coding sequence ATGAAAATTAGCGGTTTTTCAATGGCTAAAAATGCTGATAAATTATATTATCCTATTAAGCATGTTATAGAATGTGCTCTTCCAATTGTGGATGAATTTGTCGTTGCTATCGGAGATTGCGATAGTAACGATAATACAAGAAAAATTGTGGAAAGCATTTCATCTGATAAGATTAAAATAATAGATACAGTTTGGGATATTTCTAAATATCCACGGGGAATGGAAAACGCTCACCAAACCGATATTGCAAAAAATGCTTGCTCAGGTGATTGGCTTCTTTATCTGCAAGCTGATGAAGTTATCCATGAAAAATATTTACCAACTATAAAAAAAGCTTGTGAACACTATAAAAATGATAAAAGAGTAGAAGGCTTTTTATTTAAATATAAACATTTTTGGGGAGATTATGATCATTATCATATTTCTCACGGATGGTACCCTTATGAAATTAGGATAATTAGAAAGGATCCTGAAATACATTCATGGGAATCAGCTCAATCGTTTAGGCGCATACCTATTTTTGACAGCTTAAATTACCGCATAAAAGAAGGAACCAAAAAACTTAATGTTGTCTTAATTGATGCTTATGTTTATCATTATGGATGGGTAAGGCCACCTCAACTAATGAGAGCTAAAGGTAAAGCCCTTGATACAATTCATCATGGTAAAAAGAAAATAGACGAGAAATATATCGGAATTCCTAACGAATTCGATTATGGAAGGCTTGATATTTTAGGTAAATTTAACGATACTCACCCTGCAGTATTACAAGATTGGATTAAAAAATTTGACTGGAGCCATAAACTTAATTATGGAAATACTCCAAGTTATGAACTCCATAAGCATGAAAAGCTTAAATATAGAATATTAACTTTTATTGAGCGTAAGCTCCTTAACGGAAAACAAATAGGCGGCTTTAAAAATTATAATCTTATTGAAACTTATAGAGGATAG
- a CDS encoding pancreas/duodenum homeobox protein 1, with the protein MSQYNFSSLFSNDMLNRLFPIEKTDQFFHALFGDSEEGAYNINLYFKEYRDNKLHFEFHLTRRQGKCLVCSLTYGLPKVFEKHPVINIKGIVNEIENLLEKKFRCNSIQIENTIQVSKDLHVIPFIVVLENSLTKF; encoded by the coding sequence ATGTCTCAATATAATTTTTCAAGTTTATTTTCTAATGATATGCTCAATAGGTTATTTCCAATTGAAAAAACAGATCAATTTTTTCATGCCTTGTTTGGTGATTCTGAGGAAGGCGCTTATAATATAAATCTTTATTTTAAAGAATATAGAGACAATAAATTGCATTTTGAATTTCATTTAACAAGAAGACAAGGAAAATGTTTAGTATGTAGCCTTACTTACGGGTTACCAAAAGTATTTGAAAAACATCCAGTCATTAATATTAAAGGGATTGTAAATGAAATTGAAAATTTATTAGAGAAAAAATTTAGATGCAATTCCATACAGATTGAAAACACTATACAGGTTTCTAAAGACCTTCATGTTATTCCTTTTATAGTAGTTCTTGAAAATAGTTTAACTAAATTTTAA
- a CDS encoding polysaccharide biosynthesis protein — protein sequence MKNIVFRKNFFIFFSIDIFLVILSFYVSYMIRFDFNIPPQVILSIRQMIPVILIGKIISFFYFDLYRGMWRYTSLSDLINIIKASSTSTFIIFSYVLFRHSVYGFSKSVFLIDLCLTVLSISGLRLGVRFYYEHIKGDRYNNAYDFFNISKKKKIGIKNLLIIGAGDCGEKIFREIRNNSRLKYDIVGFLDDDPDKKGKKIHGVPIVNDVANIKFAIKKFNAHEALIAIPSASSNQMRNVVKHCEESGIEFKTIPGIGELINGNVTVKAIRNVDYRDLLGREVVKLDEEMIVDYIKNQVILVTGAGGSIGSELCRQICRFNPKIIILYERAESPLYELDIELKHTFPTVKVVPYLADIQDKIEVEKAFYAFKPTTIFHAAAYKHVPMMERYPWKAIKTNVLGSLNLIEAAKKIEVDRFVFVSTDKAVRPANVMGATKRVAEIMVQNQNCDSECKTKFMTVRFGNVIGSCGSVIPLFKKQIEKGGPLTVTHPEVTRYFMTIPEASQLILQTGAMGNGGEIFILEMGTPIKIDNMARDLIRLSGFEPDVDIKIKYVGMRPGEKLYEELITEGEGIVPTNHEKIMVLKGTEYCINSLNGDIDKLALFAQEQDEENIRSLLQKIVPEYHPAIN from the coding sequence ATGAAAAATATAGTATTTAGAAAAAATTTTTTTATATTCTTTTCCATTGATATTTTTTTAGTGATTCTTTCTTTTTATGTTTCTTATATGATTAGATTTGATTTTAATATCCCTCCCCAGGTTATTCTGTCTATAAGGCAAATGATTCCTGTAATTTTGATAGGTAAAATTATATCATTTTTTTATTTTGATCTTTATAGGGGAATGTGGAGATATACAAGTCTTTCTGATTTAATAAACATAATTAAAGCATCATCTACTAGCACATTTATTATTTTTAGTTATGTTTTATTTAGACATAGCGTTTATGGATTTTCTAAATCCGTATTTCTTATTGATTTATGTTTAACTGTTTTATCAATTTCAGGACTTAGGTTAGGGGTTAGATTTTATTATGAGCATATAAAAGGAGATAGATATAATAATGCTTACGATTTTTTTAATATATCAAAAAAGAAAAAAATTGGAATAAAAAATTTGCTTATTATAGGCGCTGGAGATTGTGGAGAGAAAATATTTAGGGAAATTAGGAATAATTCAAGGTTAAAATATGATATAGTTGGTTTTTTAGATGATGATCCTGATAAAAAAGGAAAAAAAATACATGGAGTACCTATTGTAAATGACGTTGCAAATATTAAATTTGCTATAAAAAAATTTAATGCCCATGAAGCATTGATAGCTATTCCATCCGCGAGTTCTAACCAAATGAGAAATGTTGTAAAACACTGCGAAGAAAGCGGAATTGAATTTAAAACTATTCCAGGGATTGGTGAATTAATAAATGGGAATGTTACTGTAAAAGCTATAAGGAATGTTGATTATAGGGATCTTTTAGGAAGAGAAGTAGTTAAGCTTGATGAAGAAATGATAGTAGATTATATAAAAAATCAAGTAATTCTTGTAACAGGAGCTGGAGGCTCTATCGGTTCTGAGCTTTGCCGTCAAATATGTCGATTTAATCCTAAAATAATAATTTTATATGAGCGTGCAGAATCGCCTTTATATGAATTAGATATTGAGCTTAAGCATACGTTTCCAACCGTAAAAGTAGTTCCGTATTTAGCTGATATTCAAGATAAGATTGAAGTAGAAAAAGCTTTTTATGCATTTAAGCCAACTACTATTTTTCATGCCGCGGCTTATAAGCATGTTCCAATGATGGAAAGATATCCATGGAAGGCTATAAAGACTAATGTTTTAGGAAGTTTGAATTTAATTGAGGCCGCAAAAAAAATTGAGGTGGATCGTTTTGTTTTTGTATCCACTGATAAAGCAGTAAGACCCGCTAATGTCATGGGAGCTACAAAAAGAGTTGCTGAAATAATGGTTCAAAATCAAAACTGTGATAGTGAGTGTAAAACAAAATTCATGACTGTCCGTTTTGGAAATGTAATAGGAAGCTGCGGAAGTGTAATTCCTCTTTTTAAAAAGCAAATAGAAAAAGGAGGCCCTCTCACAGTAACTCATCCAGAAGTCACCCGTTATTTTATGACTATTCCGGAAGCGTCTCAGCTTATCTTGCAAACTGGAGCAATGGGCAATGGGGGAGAAATTTTTATATTAGAGATGGGTACTCCTATAAAAATAGATAATATGGCTCGAGATCTTATACGATTATCTGGTTTTGAACCTGATGTTGACATAAAAATTAAATATGTTGGTATGCGACCAGGAGAGAAATTATATGAAGAATTAATTACAGAAGGAGAAGGTATTGTTCCAACAAATCATGAAAAAATAATGGTTTTGAAGGGAACAGAATACTGTATTAATTCTTTAAACGGAGATATAGACAAGTTAGCTTTATTTGCACAAGAACAAGATGAAGAAAATATCCGTTCTTTATTACAAAAAATTGTTCCAGAATATCACCCAGCTATTAATTAG
- a CDS encoding HPr family phosphocarrier protein translates to MSLKKLSKKLTIKNPLGIHLVPATKIATIAKNAENKVWLIKNNVQVDASKVLDILALICEQHTEISIKIEHYSDSKILYKLIELIENGFGELDVPSKGDTKRN, encoded by the coding sequence ATGTCTTTGAAGAAACTATCAAAAAAACTCACAATTAAAAATCCCTTAGGTATTCACCTTGTACCTGCAACAAAGATTGCTACTATTGCAAAAAATGCTGAAAATAAAGTTTGGCTTATCAAAAATAATGTACAAGTTGATGCTTCAAAAGTATTAGATATTTTAGCTTTAATTTGTGAACAACATACAGAAATAAGTATAAAAATTGAGCATTATTCTGATAGTAAAATATTATATAAATTGATTGAATTAATTGAAAACGGTTTTGGGGAATTAGATGTACCTTCAAAAGGAGATACAAAAAGAAATTAG
- the ptsP gene encoding phosphoenolpyruvate--protein phosphotransferase, whose amino-acid sequence MYLQKEIQKEIRLKGITGSPGYCVGESYILDKEHIELIDQYYIEDNKVNSELNRFNYAVQRAKNELKTIIQNITEELKEHISILEGHILLLHDKMLYGRVIDLIEKEKINAEWALKKVLSEIKSNFSSMADLYLQGRLNDILHVTGRIIRNLSGAEEVNISKIDKKVILIANDLSPAETCQMKLSKIIGFVINRGGKASHTSIVAKTLGIPSVLGLGNITDLIGNDDLVIVDGFDGIVIINPSEETVTAYRKKIKEYDDYKISITKGSKIPAETLDGIKIRIMGNIELPEEVSSVKNYGGDGIGLVRTEFAYLRRDTFPTEEELFKEYKDIAEAMFPFPVYIRTLDINGEKEIPYISGTKEGNPALGLRAIRFCLKRKDIFKTQLRAILRASFFGNISIIFPMISSYEELFEAKKILNDASKSLQTQQIPHNQKIKIGIMIEVPSAAILAESMIHLIDFFSIGTNDLTQYTLAIDRSNTEVAYIFHPLHPAVIRMVKHVVDVAKKYGKPVSMCGEMAGDIMYLPVLLGLGIDELSMSPQSIPDVKKAIQQINTCDLSPLVKEIFKLNTTNEIINFLSNNTQKLSNSK is encoded by the coding sequence ATGTACCTTCAAAAGGAGATACAAAAAGAAATTAGATTAAAAGGTATAACAGGATCGCCTGGTTACTGTGTTGGCGAAAGTTATATTTTAGATAAAGAACATATAGAGCTTATTGATCAGTATTACATTGAAGACAATAAAGTTAATAGTGAGCTTAATCGGTTTAACTATGCTGTCCAAAGAGCTAAGAACGAGCTTAAAACTATTATTCAAAATATAACTGAAGAATTAAAAGAACACATATCTATTTTAGAAGGACATATATTACTTTTACATGATAAAATGCTGTACGGCAGAGTTATCGACTTAATTGAAAAAGAAAAAATAAATGCGGAATGGGCTTTAAAAAAAGTCTTATCTGAAATCAAATCAAATTTTTCTTCTATGGCTGATCTTTATTTGCAGGGAAGGCTAAATGATATACTTCACGTAACTGGCAGAATAATTAGGAATTTGTCAGGAGCTGAAGAAGTAAATATATCTAAAATTGATAAGAAAGTTATCTTAATAGCTAACGATCTTTCTCCAGCTGAAACATGCCAAATGAAATTAAGTAAAATAATAGGGTTTGTCATTAATAGAGGAGGTAAGGCATCACATACAAGTATTGTTGCTAAAACACTTGGTATTCCTTCTGTTTTAGGTTTAGGAAATATTACTGATTTAATTGGTAATGACGACCTTGTTATTGTTGATGGATTCGATGGAATAGTAATAATAAATCCATCAGAAGAGACTGTTACAGCGTATAGAAAAAAAATAAAAGAATATGACGATTATAAAATATCAATAACTAAAGGCAGTAAGATTCCAGCTGAAACCTTAGACGGCATTAAAATAAGAATTATGGGAAATATTGAGTTGCCAGAAGAAGTCTCATCTGTTAAAAATTATGGTGGCGATGGCATAGGATTAGTACGAACTGAATTTGCATATTTACGGAGAGATACATTTCCTACTGAAGAAGAGCTTTTTAAGGAATATAAAGATATTGCTGAAGCGATGTTCCCTTTTCCAGTTTATATAAGAACCCTTGATATAAATGGAGAAAAAGAAATACCATATATTTCGGGAACAAAAGAAGGTAATCCAGCCCTAGGCCTTAGGGCTATTAGATTTTGTTTAAAAAGAAAAGATATATTTAAAACCCAGCTAAGAGCTATTTTAAGAGCTTCTTTTTTTGGAAATATTAGTATCATATTTCCAATGATTTCAAGTTATGAAGAACTATTTGAAGCAAAAAAAATTTTAAATGACGCATCAAAATCCTTGCAAACCCAACAAATACCTCATAATCAAAAGATTAAAATTGGCATAATGATTGAGGTTCCTTCTGCGGCCATACTTGCTGAATCAATGATACATTTAATTGATTTTTTTAGTATAGGAACTAATGACCTTACACAATATACCCTCGCAATAGATCGATCAAATACAGAAGTTGCTTATATTTTTCATCCTTTACACCCTGCAGTTATTCGAATGGTTAAACATGTTGTGGATGTAGCCAAAAAATATGGAAAACCCGTATCCATGTGCGGAGAAATGGCGGGAGACATAATGTATCTTCCTGTTTTGCTTGGGCTTGGAATAGATGAACTTAGTATGTCTCCCCAATCAATTCCTGATGTAAAAAAAGCTATACAGCAAATCAATACTTGTGATTTAAGTCCTTTAGTTAAAGAAATTTTCAAATTAAATACAACCAATGAAATAATAAATTTTTTAAGTAATAACACTCAAAAATTATCTAACTCAAAATAA
- the smpB gene encoding SsrA-binding protein SmpB has protein sequence MAIKIDKIISINKKAKFNYLIEDELEVGIVLAGTEVKSIREGKINLKDSYARIKNNEVYLYQMHVSPYSHAYYENHDPLKIRKLLLNKFEIKRLSSKVTEKGYALIPLNIYFRNGKVKLTLGLAKGKRLHDKRETLRKKDAQRELDRAKKDNK, from the coding sequence TTGGCTATAAAAATTGATAAGATAATATCTATAAATAAAAAAGCTAAGTTTAATTATCTCATCGAAGATGAATTAGAAGTTGGCATTGTTCTCGCTGGAACAGAAGTAAAATCCATACGAGAAGGAAAAATAAATTTAAAAGACTCTTATGCTCGAATAAAAAATAACGAAGTTTATCTTTATCAAATGCATGTATCACCTTATTCTCATGCATATTATGAAAATCATGACCCCTTAAAGATAAGAAAACTTCTTTTAAACAAATTTGAAATTAAGCGTCTTTCAAGTAAAGTAACTGAAAAAGGCTATGCTCTTATACCTTTAAATATTTATTTTAGAAATGGAAAAGTAAAACTTACTTTAGGCCTTGCTAAAGGTAAGCGTCTCCACGATAAAAGAGAAACTTTAAGAAAAAAAGATGCCCAAAGAGAACTTGATAGAGCAAAAAAAGATAATAAATAA
- a CDS encoding CoA transferase gives MQALDGITVIDLSRLLPGPFCSMILADHGARVIAIEDKKFLADGLFISNINRNKESISLNLKTAEGKEIFFKLIEKADVILEGFRPDVVKKLGVDYDSIKQINPKIIYCSISGYGQNGPLKDSAGHDINYLSKSGILNLIGEKDKPPSIPGVQFADIAGGSMNAAIGILLALYNREKTGKGQYIDISMTDGMLSFQAIPLYMYLLTGSPQERSNSLLSHRYAFYNTYETADGKYISIGALEHRFWKNLCEHLKVPEYIKLQYDEEKKEEIINFFRTLFKKKNLAEWEKELSDKDVCFAAVKNFEEILNDPLFIERKMITSIKDKKGQNIPTIGIPIKLSETPGSIRTPPDTFGESTENILKELGYSENNIKNLYKNSVI, from the coding sequence ATGCAAGCTTTAGATGGAATAACTGTTATTGATTTATCAAGGCTCTTGCCTGGTCCTTTTTGTTCAATGATACTTGCAGATCATGGGGCAAGAGTTATTGCTATTGAAGATAAAAAATTTTTAGCTGATGGACTTTTTATTTCGAACATTAATAGAAATAAAGAAAGTATTTCGCTTAATTTAAAAACTGCAGAAGGAAAAGAAATATTTTTTAAACTTATAGAAAAAGCAGATGTCATCTTAGAAGGATTTAGACCTGACGTAGTAAAAAAACTTGGAGTTGATTATGACTCTATAAAACAAATTAATCCTAAAATTATATATTGTTCTATAAGTGGATATGGTCAAAACGGGCCATTAAAAGATTCTGCCGGTCATGATATCAATTATTTAAGCAAATCAGGAATACTCAATCTCATCGGAGAAAAAGATAAACCTCCTTCAATTCCAGGTGTCCAATTCGCTGATATTGCTGGAGGTTCAATGAACGCTGCAATAGGAATACTCCTCGCTCTTTACAATCGTGAAAAAACTGGAAAAGGCCAATACATCGATATATCCATGACAGATGGTATGCTTTCTTTTCAAGCGATCCCCCTTTATATGTATCTTCTTACAGGTTCTCCCCAAGAACGTTCAAACAGTTTACTTTCCCATAGATACGCTTTTTATAATACCTATGAAACAGCAGACGGGAAATACATATCTATTGGAGCATTGGAGCATAGATTCTGGAAAAACTTATGTGAACATTTAAAAGTACCTGAATATATAAAACTACAATATGATGAAGAAAAAAAAGAAGAAATAATTAATTTTTTTAGAACCCTCTTTAAAAAGAAAAATCTTGCTGAATGGGAAAAAGAACTTTCAGACAAAGATGTTTGCTTTGCTGCAGTAAAAAATTTTGAAGAGATATTAAATGATCCCCTTTTTATCGAAAGAAAAATGATAACGTCAATTAAAGATAAAAAAGGCCAAAATATACCTACTATAGGTATCCCTATAAAATTAAGTGAAACACCTGGAAGTATAAGAACTCCTCCCGATACTTTTGGAGAAAGCACTGAAAACATATTAAAAGAGTTAGGATATTCTGAAAATAACATAAAAAACCTATACAAAAATAGTGTTATTTAA